A window from Salminus brasiliensis chromosome 7, fSalBra1.hap2, whole genome shotgun sequence encodes these proteins:
- the vdrb gene encoding vitamin D3 receptor B, with amino-acid sequence MESTVSTSTQVPDEFDRNVPRICGVCGDKATGFHFNAMTCEGCKGFFRRSMKRKATFTCPFNGNCSITKDNRRHCQACRLKRCLDIGMMKEFILTDEEVQRKKDLIQRRKDEEAQKEAQKPRLSEEHHRIINTLVEAHHKTYDDSYSDFSRFRPPVREGPVTRSASRAASLHSLSDASSDSFSHSPESGDSKMNLSNLLMMYQEQGSSSPESPEDNSSRLSMLPHLADLVSYSIQKVIGFAKMIPGFRELSAEDQIALLKSSAIEVIMLRSNQSFSLEDMSWSCGGPEFKYCVNDVTKAGHTLELLEPLVKFQVGLKKLNLHEEEHVLLMAICLLSPDRPGVQDHARVEALQDQLSEVLQAYIRVHHSGGRLLYAKMIQKLADLRSLNEEHSKQYRSLSFQPEHSMQLTPLVLEVFGGQVT; translated from the exons ATGGAGTCCACAGTTAGTACATCCACCCAGGTGCCTGATGAGTTTGACCGCAATGTTCCACGGATCTGTGGTGTATGTGGAGACAAAGCTACTGGCTTCCATTTTAATGCTATGACCTGTGAGGGCTGCAAGGGTTTCTTcag GCGCAGCATGAAGCGGAAAGCCACCTTTACGTGCCCATTTAATGGAAACTGCAGTATTACTAAGGACAACCGCCGCCACTGCCAGGCCTGCAGACTTAAACGCTGTTTGGATATTGGCATGATGAAGGAGT TTATCCTGACTGATGAGGAGGTGCAGAGAAAGAAGGAtctgatccagaggaggaaggATGAGGAGGCGCAGAAGGAGGCGCAGAAGCCCCGCCTGTCTGAGGAGCATCACAGGATAATCAACACACTGGTGGAGGCGCATCACAAAACCTATGATGACTCTTACTCTGATTTCTCACGCTTTAGG CCTCCTGTGAGAGAAGGTCCTGTGACACGCAGTGCCAGTCGAGCAGCTTCTCTGCACTCACTGTCAGATGCTTCCTCCGACTCCTTCAGCCACTCTCCTG AGTCTGGTGACAGTAAGATGAATCTAAGTAACCTGTTGATGATGTATCAGGAACAGGGCTCCAGCAGCCCGGAGTCTCCAGAAGACAACAGCTCTCGCCTCTCCATGCTGCCCCACCTGGCTGACCTGGTCAGCTACAGCATACAGAAGGTTATCGGCTTTGCCAAGATGATCCCTGGATttag GGAGTTAAGTGCAGAGGATCAGATAGCTCTGCTGAAGTCCAGTGCTATTGAAGTGATCATGCTGAGGTCAAACCAGTCCTTTAGCCTGGAGGATATGAGCTGGAGCTGTGGAGGGCCAGAGTTTAAGTACTGTGTCAATGATGTCACTAAAG CTGGACACACCCTGGAGTTGCTGGAGCCTCTGGTGAAGTTTCAGGTTGGCCTGAAGAAGCTGAATCTGCATGAAGAAGAGCATGTTCTGCTGATGGCTATCTGCCTGCTCTCCCCTG ATCGGCCCGGCGTGCAGGATCACGCACGCGTGGAGGCTCTTCAGGACCAGCTGTCAGAGGTCCTGCAGGCGTACATCCGCGTGCACCACTCTGGCGGTCGCCTGCTCTATGCGAAAATGATCCAGAAGCTGGCAGACCTGCGCAGCCTGAACGAGGAGCACTCCAAGCAGTACCGCTCACTCTCCTTCCAGCCTGAGCACAGCATGCAGCTCACACCACTCGTGCTAGAGGTGTTCGGAGGCCAGGTCACCTAG